The DNA sequence GACGGCTTTCTCTATTGCCTTTTTCGGAGCGCTGCGTGTCAGTGAGCTGGTGGTATGCCCATCTTCACCGGCGGGCCCTCGGGGTCTTCTGTTTCAGCATGTGCGCTTACAGGACTCGGTCTTACGGCTGTACATTGCGAGTTTCAAGGCGGATCAGTGTGGTCTTGGGCACTGGGTTGTTCTTCACGCAGTGTCTGGCTATTGTTCATGTCCGGTGGCCCGGATGCGTGCGTATAGTGCTGTTCGTCCTGCGGGCGCGGAGATTTTGTTTGTTCATGAGTCGGGTTCTCCTCTTATGCGCTATCAATTTCGAGCTGTTCTGAGTTTAGCCTTGGTGTGGTGTGGGGAGAATCCGGCAGATTTCGGGACCCATTCCTTCCGGATTAGGGCAGCCACAAGTGCTAGTTTGGCTGGTATGTCTGGTGAGGGCATTCAGAGAATGGGTCGCTGGGTTTCGGATGCTTTCCGGGGCTATATTCGACATGGGGGTTCAGgatctcaggggggggggagttctgggCAGGGTGCTCcttaatgggggaggggaattttTGCAGGGTGGGTCATTCTGATGAGTGTTTTTGCTATTGTTGTTTTCTTTCAGTTTCTAGACGCCCTTCTTATTCTCTTTGGATTGTGGGCCATTCATTTGTTCACTGGGCTACTGAACGTGCGAGTATCCGCCCTGGAGGGCGTCATCTTGGTTTGGGTCATCCTGGACTCCGTGTTTCATGGTGGGGACAGCGTGGGATGCATTGGAGTCAGCTGCTGCTGTTACTGGAGGATTTGCGGTTTCGGAGTCGGCATCCGGATATTCTTCTGCtgcatttgggggggaggggaatgatgtGGATGACTGTCCGGGGAAGGACTTGGTTAATAGAATGAAAGATGATTTGCGGGTTGTGCTCGATTGGTTCCCTGGTGTTTTGCTGGCGTGGTCCGATATTGTGCCCCGCCCCCGGTGTATGGCGTCTCGGCGTTGGAGACGGGGCTTGGCTAAGCTTAATAGGCAAGTAGGAAAATGGGGTTGTGGGTCATGGCGGGTGGCAGATCTTGCATGAGTGGGTGGATGTGATGGTGTTCATTTGTCGGCGGTGGGCTGGGACCTTTTGCTGGATGATTTTGCGACCATTTGTGAAAGGTTCCTTCGTACCTGGTAGTAGTCGCAGCTctttttcttgggggggaggggggacggtAGGGTACAGGCCTGTGGCAGGTCTCCGAGCTACAgagtgctggggctcatccggcgatgagcggtgggccggctgggagccgtgccttggggtcaggtgacccgggttaaaggggcatgaggtcatgccacccctgtttgtggcggggtcgggggcaaatgTTGATGTTTGCACTGGGTAGCttgggaggagcttgctgatgttGTTCATTTGAGGTCATTGTGTTAATGATGTTAATATATGCAAAGTTAATTTATTTAATATTGTGGattaataaagagctgcggctatgtTCCATATTATTGTGTGTTGTTTTATTAGTTGGTTGGATAAGTAAAGGGTGGGTATGTTTAGGGGGCGGCAggggctatccagatcccgctgttactaAACCTTCCCGACTCCCCAGATCCGAATgcattttccaactatcaacctcgtaatctccctgggaatgcccacgCCAATTCttttataaaccgcctagaactgaaaggtattggcggaaaagacgacaccaatgtaatgtaacataactAAGATGCAAACAATAGAAAACGCATATATACAagcgggaaagggggggggagaaatacaatttataataggacaGAACCAAAAAAAGGCCAGCATTGCCCCTAGGTacgttagaaagattgtgagcccactgggacagttagggaaaatgcttgagtgcctgattgtaaaccgcttagatcaccttgataggcggtatataaatacctaaataataaTGATACTCCTGGGCTACAAAAGAGGGTGAGGGTGAGACCAGCACCTAGGAAGAAGGTCTACAAAATGGGCCCCAATTCTGAAATCCCATCTGTACaccaagatgccattatagaatatatGTTGGCATAGCTGCACCTCAGATTAGGGGCAACCATTTATGCTATGAGGAGAGGGTGGCATAGGGGTTAGAGCACCCTGAAGTTATGGATTCAAACCCTGcgcttgctccttgtgaccctgggcaagtcaattaatcctccactgccctggtacattagactgtgagcctacaaaaaggtggtatacaagtcccattccctttccctgatgtcataatgcctcattccaccaataagagccaacctcatcagtgatgtcacaatggcttcattgtcctagacttggctcacttttgctacattttgatttctagagtggcgcagtggttaaagctccagcctcggcaccctgaggttgtgggttcaaatccaccctgggcaagtcacttagtcctccactgccccaggtccattaaaTAGACTTTGAGCTTACAagaaggtggtatacaagtcccagtccttttccctgatgtcataatgcatcattccaccaataagagccaacctcatcagtgatgtcacaatggcttcattgtcctagacttggctcacttttgctacattttgatttctagagtggcgcagtggttgtgggttcaaatccacactgcaccctgggcaagtcacttaatcttccactgccccagactgtgagcccaccgggacagttctAATATCCAGCTAGTTTAACCTCTGGCACatcagcacacacaagaagtctCTGGTCCCTTTTCTGAGGAATTCCTAACTCCTAAATTCCTAAAATTCCTAAAATGACCTGTCTTCCTAtcattaaattaaactaaactacagcttaactttgtatatcgagtcatcattctgaaaaggctcgactcggtttacagaaattaaataaacagggattgatttacaaatgataaatagaagataatagcaaaatttccaAATAATTAGTTAgggtagtttttaaagatttatggaaaaattgaaatgaactggaactccttaaaaaaaaaaaaaaaaggggagatcattccagagttgagagtttaaagaccaaagattgactgaagatcttgactcctttaatcccttttttagaaggaagggagagtttaaattgttggagaaTCGGTAAaggttccaaaataaaggaataaatggattaaagataccatgtagaattttaaaagaaatacaagcgcatttaaattgaattctaaaataaaccgggagccaaagaactccccaacccctatatgtcctgtcagtctgtccaaactagattgtaagctcttcggaacagggaccatctattacatgtcaAAGGTACAGCACTGCGTGATCCTTTCAGCAGTATAGAAATGTTCAATactagtagtagcagcagcaaatGCTAATTTAGAAAGAGTTTGTAGTACAGAATTCAGAAAGTTACCTCTTGGCTTTGAAAGCTGCAGCTGTAGGTGAAGGTGGAGTACAGAGAGAAAAGGCTTTATGGCTGGGATGGGAGACTTGGCAGGTGGAAAGAAGCCGTTTCAAAGGCAAGAGCAGAAAGTGCTGGTCTCATCTCTTTCCTTTTTGGTATTGCAGGTTAGACCTCACAGACATCCTGTGTCGAGGATaatcctctcctccttccatccctgGATCCCTCTGGCTCTAGCTCCTATATTATCACACTGAGATTATCAGACGctatgccccccctccccaaaatctCCCTCCTGGTTGGTTGGTTGTACTTATATCGCACCATTGTGAGATTAAGTCACAATCTTGGATTGTAGcgtctgttttattccagaatttggagggggcCGACATGTATGTGATTCGTAGGTTAAGCTTTGGGATTCTGGTTTGGTTTtgcctttggcccagttgatattgaaggtgtatATTGTGGTCGTGCCGGCGCCTGTGGATATAGTAGGCTCCGGTCCAAGCACACAAATACTCACACCTGACgtgcttccataaagttggaagtcctgctgggctCAATGTTCATTGGTAAAGCatgaaaacaaaaattcaaaagagTCAGTTTTATAGTTCATGCTACAAGTCACTTTTATTGGCGCTTATATTGGGAGCCAACTTCCCTTCAGTCTGTACTCCAAGTCACCAATACAAATACTTCAAAACAAAATCAGAGTTGATGAAAAACAGTATGTCTCAGCTCTCCTCTCCATGCAGGTAAGTAACCAAAACACTTTACAAAAAACGTTTGTCATCAGTGGCCAAGATAAATCTTCAAAACAATACTGCTATCTTCAAAAAGAGAGACAGTTAGCAAGAATGCTATTAGCACTGCCTGTAGTGCTGTATCCAAGCCTGAGAGGAACataggcttggccccagccagctccaaaggagttggtgggggaggggagtaagcgaatccaccAAAAATATCTGTTAACACAGAAtgcccaaatggccccacaatcccatccagttgtacagtggattctccccacactTACTTCCTCATTCTTTAGCATTCAAACACAAAAGTAAACTTAACAGAGCAGATTTCTTCACTTAAAGAAAAAacgttttttcttttcaaaaattccCCTAAAGGGAGAAGTGCAGCActgctctctttcttccctcaagTGTACACAGCTGCTGTGAAGCAATCCAAACAATTTGCTCACCTGAGCTGGAAGAAAAAACCAAAAGTTTCACAAACATGTATCCTATTATTCTTCCATAGGCATACCTTCAGGACAAACTGCAGATTCCTGGCAATCCATAAATTCAAGCTCTGCTGGCTGGTTAGTCTCAGGGTCAGTATCAAACTCTAGCATTTCCACATCAGCAGAGCTGTGAGGATCAGGAGCATTGTCCTGGATACCTCCTTCCTGAGCAGGCTCAGGGCAGACTGACTTCCTTCCCCTCAGAGCAGCTTCTATTACGTTCAGCCGGGCACGCccagttctctgagggggagggccaGCCTGCAGCTTTTTCCTAACTCTCCCAGGAGCAGCAATCAGCTTTTGCAGCTGAGAGTTGGcaggagaggagggagtgttctcaggctgttccaggctgttacaTTCAGCATCTTTCACACCCTGGAGCTCAGCTACCTGAGATTTAAAGGGAAATGAACCATCTTCCCTATTCTTTCCCTCTGGCTTGTTACCTTGATCAGCCCTCCTGACAGTTGTAATAGGTTTAGACAAACCCCTgcctggcacaaaccgagctttaaggctaggggtgtgacataccctcaccctaAAAATGATGACCGTCCTTTGATTTAAGGAAAAGAGGGTCATCATCCTACCTTGTCCTAAAGTCTGGCCATGTCCTCTGGGCAAACAGGACCTGACGTTAGTAACGTCTCCTTGGTTTATTACCTTTTTTTGCTAGCTCTAAGGTTGGTGGATCGGGGTCTTCAAAGTCCTCGGGCCATCTCAAGATCGGTGGCTGATATGGTTTCCCTACAGCCTCATCAACCTGACTCTTGGCCCCTTCCAAACCATCCACCCTCTGAGCCAATGCAGCTATCACCTGAGTTATACCACCCAATTCTCCTTTCTGCATGTTTTCCAACTGCTGTCTCACTTCCTCAAGGTCCTGGTCCATATCTTTAAATGTATCCAGAaccttttcaaaatgttgagcGTGTTGTTCTATTTGCTCTTCCTGCAGCTTCTGTTTCGCCAACCAACCTTCTGTTGTGTCAGTTCTGGTGGTTAGCTCACCGCAAGTATCCTTAATTTCCCTGACACTATTTTGTATCACTTGTTGTTGCGTCTGACTTTCCCTAACTTGCTCTTGGACCACCTTGAGCTGGGAATTCACCTGATCTATGAGGTTAGTCAGTTTCTCCGCCTCCCTCTGGAATTGGGCAGTGCTTTCATCCCTAGCCTGCTGCCTATTCCTGTCCACCTGATCCGCCCAAGCTTGATCCTTGGTTATTGCTTGAGCTTTCCCTTTTACCTCCCAATCCTTTCTGGCTGCTGACAACTCATCTCTTAATTTAAGTATTTCAGCATCCAGGAAGGCCAGCTTAGCGGTCTCAATCCCTTCCTTTGGGTGGAGACTTAAGACTGAGGGTGTTCCTATTTCCAGTGTCTTCACCCCTGTGGACCCAAATCCCTGTTCTCCCCTTTCTGTATCTGGGAGTCTCACCCGTTGCTCCAACCTGGCGTGCCAAATTCGCTCGCACACCATCTGAGCGATGGGATCCCCGGGTTGGACACTGTATTCGGTATCCCCCTGGTTAACCAGTACCACTGCCAAGTTCCCTCTAAAGTCAGGGTCGATTACTCCCGCAGCCACATCTATGGAGTGTTTTAAGGCTAACCCTGATCTTGGCGCCACCCTAAGGTAAGCACCTGGCGGGGGCGACACTTGAATGTCGGTATTTATCAGGGCCCTTCCCCTAGCTGGGACAACTTGGTCATGAGCCGCATATAGGTCATAACCTGCAGCTCTAAGGTATGCCCGTGTGGGAGCCCTGGCCTGCTCCGACAGTGGGGCCCACCTAATCATAGGCTTCCACTGCTTTGGTTTCTGCGCTCGTGATTCACGTGCTTGGGCAGTTCCTACCACCCTTCCTCGATCCACTGAAGTTCCCCACACATATCCTCCCTGTCTTTCACAGCCCTTGAACCCCCCTGTCTGAGCCTGTACAAGCCAGTCCCGACCCAATATCAATGAGTAGGGTACCGCTTCTACCACGGCCACAGACAACTTCATTTTTATTCCCTTATACTGGAGGTTCAACTGTTTGAGAGGGTATTCGTAGGACTTCCCATGGACACATGTTATGGGAACCTTCTCCAGTCCTGGGCTTGGGCTTCCCCCTAACCGTTTCCACAATTGCCCTGAGATCACCGATTGCTCGGCTCCTGTATCCACCAGTGCCGATACTTCTTTGTTCTCTACTTGGACTTTTACCCGGTATTCCCTAGGGTGCTTGTCCGCTAGTCCCCGGGCGTACacaaaatctcttttctttttaCAGAATCTTTGTGTATGCCCCTCTTTCCCACAGCAGAAACACCGTAGCCTCTCCCGTGAGACCTCCCTGGGCTTGGACCACCCCGTTTCCTGGGTCTGACCTTGGGATCCCGTATTCCTATCCCCCCGGGCCTGTTCCTTACTTTCTTCAGGGGCCTGTAAGGAAGTAGTCCTTTCTGTTATCAGTCTCTGGACTGGTCCACCGGCTGTACTTGGGAATGAGCACTGTAGCAGCTGAGCTAATAGCTTGGTCTGCTCACCCATAGCCATCACAAGTTCATTGTGCTGCTGCCTGGCTTGTTCCTGGCTGTGCTCCCATAAGTCCTGGGTCGCCTTGAGTACAGCCTGTAGGTCTTCgctttgt is a window from the Geotrypetes seraphini chromosome 1, aGeoSer1.1, whole genome shotgun sequence genome containing:
- the LOC117352667 gene encoding uncharacterized protein LOC117352667, which produces MDQQQLMAFLAAERQKQSEDLQAVLKATQDLWEHSQEQARQQHNELVMAMGEQTKLLAQLLQCSFPSTAGGPVQRLITERTTSLQAPEESKEQARGDRNTGSQGQTQETGWSKPREVSRERLRCFCCGKEGHTQRFCKKKRDFVYARGLADKHPREYRVKVQVENKEVSALVDTGAEQSVISGQLWKRLGGSPSPGLEKVPITCVHGKSYEYPLKQLNLQYKGIKMKLSVAVVEAVPYSLILGRDWLVQAQTGGFKGCERQGGYVWGTSVDRGRVVGTAQARESRAQKPKQWKPMIRWAPLSEQARAPTRAYLRAAGYDLYAAHDQVVPARGRALINTDIQVSPPPGAYLRVAPRSGLALKHSIDVAAGVIDPDFRGNLAVVLVNQGDTEYSVQPGDPIAQMVCERIWHARLEQRVRLPDTERGEQGFGSTGVKTLEIGTPSVLSLHPKEGIETAKLAFLDAEILKLRDELSAARKDWEVKGKAQAITKDQAWADQVDRNRQQARDESTAQFQREAEKLTNLIDQVNSQLKVVQEQVRESQTQQQVIQNSVREIKDTCGELTTRTDTTEGWLAKQKLQEEQIEQHAQHFEKVLDTFKDMDQDLEEVRQQLENMQKGELGGITQVIAALAQRVDGLEGAKSQVDEAVGKPYQPPILRWPEDFEDPDPPTLELAKKGNKPRRRY